One genomic segment of Belonocnema kinseyi isolate 2016_QV_RU_SX_M_011 chromosome 2, B_treatae_v1, whole genome shotgun sequence includes these proteins:
- the LOC117167130 gene encoding uncharacterized protein LOC117167130, with protein MRQRVNLVVTLMAVICVTRALQARPRFVAYDYDSEADEKDRPNKPPVGFVISREDNPTDSTRKQRKISHNQRRGFLDEANDAIEDAKSAIRSVHSYMRQAVEPRRRHKQDTKMVALLMAYKMKLLVLVPIMIGGMILLSSTTALAGFFFALFAAVLGLNSK; from the exons ATGAGGCAGAGAGTGAATCTAGTCGTGACGCTGATGGCTGTGATTTGTGTCACTAGGGCCCTTCAGGCTCGACCTCGTTTTGTAGCATACGACTATGATAGTGAAGCTGATGAGAAAGATCGACCAAACAAACCTCCTGTGGGATTCGTTATTTCAAGAGAAGATAATCCCACAGATAGTACTCGAAAGCAAAGGAAAATTTCTCATAATCAAAGGAGGGGCTTTCTTGATGAGGCAAACGATGCAATTGAGGATGCTAAGTCAGCTATTCGGAGTGTGCATTCTTATATGAGACAAGCAG tTGAACCAAGAAGACGACACAAACAAGATACAAAGATGGTGGCTTTGTTAATGGCCTACAAGATGAAGCTCTTGGTCCTAGTTCCCATAATGATTGGGGGCATGATTCTTCTCTCATCAACGACTGCACTCGCTGGATTTTTCTTCGCCCTTTTCGCAGCAGTTTTGGGACTCAATTCAAAATGA